The Myxococcales bacterium DNA window ACAGGTTCAGCCTTGTGACGCTGAAAAATCCGATCAAGGTGAAGCAGCTTCACAAAGGACTCGGGCAGCTAGCGGAGGAAGGCAGTTCGCAGCTTTTTCGTAGGAAATACAACTCGGACATCATAATAGGTGTCGTCGGTCAGCTGCAGTTCGAGGTCGTGAAATTCAGGCTGCTAAACGAATATGGCGCGGATGCTATATTTCATCCCATGAATTATACGTGTTCCAGATGGTATCGTTCGGCCGATAGAAAAAAGCGGGAGGCATTCGAAAACTATTACCGCGACCACATAGTCTATGATGCCCGCGGCTATCCTATGATACTCTTTAAAAGCGAATGGGAGCTGGGATATATTCAGGAAAAGCATCCTGAAATCAGCTTCTATTCAAGCCTTATAAATTACGAGCAGGAATGTTCTGAAAAAGCCGATACCTAATTTGGGAGGGTTATGGCGAAAATTCACAAAACTCATCCGCTGAGGCAGATATTTTGGGCAGCAGCGATAGCCGCTGTATCGGTAATTCTGCTCCTCTCTCTTTCCAAGACCAAGCTGTTCAGGATTACCGAGTTAAAAACATATGATCTGCGAATGTCACTTCTGAGAAGCGGGCGCGCTGTTCCGGAAAACGTGGTCATGTTCTATGTGGACGAGCCATCGCTTCGTCACATGGAGTCTCAAGGGGTGAGCTGGCCGTGGCCCCGCGAACTCTATTCGATGGCGCTCGATTTCTGCAAGCGTGGCGGTGCGCGTGCCGCTGTTTTCGATATTTTCTTTTCTGAGGACTCGGTTTACGGCGTCGAAGATGATGAGGCTTTTACCTTCGGAATAAAGAGTGGACCGCCATCATATTTTGTTCTCTTCCTGTCTAAAAATAAGGCAGAAATTACGCCTGTCGGAGAGATTGCGATTTCCAAAACAGACATTCCATTTCAAAGCGATCTCCCTCCATGGGTGTTAAAAAGTAATTCAATAAGTTCGCTGCCGATACCCGGAGTTGCTGAGTCGGCCTCTGGTTTCGGAAACGCCCAGGTTCCTCCCGATGAGGACGGGATCTATAGAAGGATATCTCTGATAGATGCTATGGATTCTCATGCCATTCCTGCAATTTCTCTGAAAGTGGTCAGCGATGTGAGAGGGGTCGGGAATATCGAGTGGCTGCAGAGAAAAAATATCAAAATGGATGGCAGGAATCTGCCGCTCGATTCCGACGGCATGATGATGATCAACTATTATGGGGGTACCGATACATTTCCAAATTATCCGCTTGCTGGAATTATTTCCTCCGCATTTCAAGTGGCAAACGGAGATGATCCTCAAATTTCCCCCGAAGTTGTGAAGGACAAGATCGTGATCTTCGGCCTCGCTGCTCCGGGACTTTACGACATGAAGCCATCTCCTATATCGCGCGTATATCCAGGCCCGGAGGTGCACGCAACTGTCATAGAAAATTTGATGCGAGGAGATTTCATGCGGCCTTTTCGGGCGCATGCTGATTTTGTAGTGGTATTTTTGTCGGCTGCCATCGCATCTCTTGGCCTTACATGGATAGCGACATCTTGGGGAATAGCGATATTCATAGCCATCGTGCTTTGCTCTATAGCGGGTTCCTCCTTTCTGCTTTTTGCGAACGGTATTTGGATGCCGGTTGTCACACCGTTTCTTGCCGCTTCGTTTTCGTCATTTGCGATGATATTGAAAAATTATCTCACCGAGGGAAGGCGTAGGCGCGAGATAAAGTCGGCCTTCAAACAGTATCTCTCCCCCGAGGTCGTATCGGAGATATCCAAGGACCCCGAAAGTTTGCGACTGGGGGGAGAGGAAAAAATCGTCACGCTGTTTTTCTCGGACATAGCGGATTTCACGACGATCTCCGAAAGCACCGAGCCCCCGGCGCTAGTGGCTCAACTCAACGAATATTTTTCATCGACGACGAGAATTATACAGGAAAGCGGAGGGACTCTCGACAAGTACATAGGCGATGCGATCATGGCGTTCTGGGGGGCGCCGCTGCCTATGGATGATCACGCCGCCAAGGCCGCGATCGCTGCGCTTCGAATACAATCGCTTCTTGATAAGGGATCTCCATTTACGACCAGAATCGGCATTCACACTGGACCTGCCGTGGTCGGCAACATAGGGTCGGATATACGGTTCAACTACACCGCTATCGGCGACACCGTGAATCTAGCCTCCCGCCTTGAGGGGCTCAACAAAAAACTGGGAACTCGGATCATGATGAGCGAATCCAGCTTCGAAGCTTCGAAGGATTTTTTGGAAGCGAGAAGGATAGGGGCTGTAAGGGTTAAGGGGCGTTCGAAACCTGTCGGAATATACGAACCTCTCGGTGCTATAGGTGAATCGCATTCCCTTTCCGGCGATCTTCTTTCGATATTCTCCGATGCGCTTTTGCTCTTCGAAGTCGGAAGATTCAGCGAGGCCGCTGCTCTGTTTAACAAAGTTGCGGGAATAACCGGCGATCAGTGCTCAAAAATTTATGTTGGCATTTGCAATCAATATGATTTGAATCCCCCCGAAGGGTTTGATGGAGTTATAAATTTCACTACAAAATAAACGGAGGTTTCTCATGAAGAGACTCTTTTTTGCGGTGATCTTTGTTGTATCTGCTATCGCTGCGACACAGCTCTTTGCGCAGCAGAAGATGACGGTTGAGGTGCGTGAGGTTATGGTGAAGACGAGTCCTAATTATCTCGCCCAGTCTTCGGGAAAGCTCTCCTACGGCACCGAGGTAAATGTCATCGGCGAGGAGGGGAGTTGGATCAGGATTTCTTCACCATCCGGATATCTTCCGAAGAGCTCGGTTACCAAGAAGTCGATTCCCAAAAATCCTGACCAGAAATATGCTGGTGGAAGCGTCAAGCACGACGAGGTGGCGCTGGCCGGAAAGGGTTTCAACCCCCAGGTCGAGGCGCAGTACAAGAAAAACAATGCGCAGATGGCTGTGGCATTTTCAAGCGTAGACAAGATCGAAAAATTAGGATCCAGCGAGGCTGAGCTTCGCGCGTTTCAATCGGCAGGAAAATTGAAGCCAAGATGATTCGTATTAATCCGATCTTTTTGATGCGATGGAAAATTAATTCAGACCAAAAACAAGAGGTGATGGCATGAAAAAGACATTTTTGATAGCAGCCATGCTCATGATTGTTATCCCAGCGATGTCGAGCGCGCAGGACTTGGGGAGAATAATAAGTTCTTCAATCGGAGGAATTCAGCAGATAGCCGAGGCTTCGAAAGACATCACTCCATCCGAGGAGCACTACATCGGGAGGGCGGTGGCCGCCACGATCATTTCCAAATATCCGCTGCTTCAAAATCCGGCGCTCAACAGCTATCTGAACAGGGTGGGATTGCTTGTAGCGGCAGCTTCGGAAAGGCCGGAAACCTATGGTGGGTATCATTTCGCCGTTCTAACTAGCGATGAACCAAACGCTTATGCCTGCCCCGGCGGAATAATTCTGGTGAACCAGGGACTGCTCAAACAAATAAAAAACGAGGATCAGCTCGCGGCGATTCTCGCTCACGAGGTCGCGCACGTCGCTCACAGGCATGGAATCAGAGCGATTAAAAAATCGCGTTGGACCAAATTCGGGTTTTACGTCGCAGGCGAGGTTGGAAGCCAGTACACATCCGACCAGCTTGGCCAGCTTGCGCAGGAGTTTCAAAATGTCGTGATGGATGTTGCGAAGAAAGTCATGGAATCCGGGTACAGCAAGGGAGATGAGAAAGACGCAGATTCAAGCGGGATGCGCTTTGCCTGGGCCGCCGGTTATAATCCCGGCGAGATGATAGAATTCATCGAGGCGGAGGCACAAGCAGGGAAAGGTCATCCTGTCGGCCCATTTTCTTCCCATCCGAAACCAGCTGACAGAGTTGCATCCCTCAAGAGGGAACTTTCAGGGCTTTCTCCGACAGGAAAAACCGAAAAAGTAAGAACTTCGAGATATGTGGCTGCAGTAGGCAATGTGAAATAGTTTCTTGCGGTGAAACGCTGCCAGCTATTGTGCTTTTTCCGCCGGATGCTGATCCCATCCTCTAGTCCGATATAGATTTTTATTTGCAGAAAACATTCGCAGCTTTTGAGTCGTATCTATATATGTCCCTGCGAAAGTGACTTCCATCCTCATCCGCCCATGCAGTCAGATATATTATGTGTATAGGTAACTTTTCGGGAAGAGAGACCATCTGTTCTTTACCGCTCTTTGAAGCTTTTTCGATGCGATCTCGTTCCCACTTTTTTGTCGGTGAAAGCAGATATTCCGCCAGGTCCAGTGGTTTTTCAATTCTTATGCATCCGTGGCTGAATGCGCGCACATCATGTGCGAAAAGAGTTCTTGTGGGTGTGTCGTGAAGATAGACGTTATCCTTGTTAGGAAAAAGGAATTTTATTCCGCCTAGCGCATTTCCAGCTCCGGGATCCTGAACGAAGTTATATTCAAAGTTGTCTGCGGTCACTGAGTTCCAGTCATAATTTTCGTAATCGATCTCAACTCGTTCCTTCCCGCTTCCGCTGTAAACACGCATACCGCGTTTGCGAAAAAGTTCGGGGTCTTCCCTCAGCTTACCAAGCTCTTCCTTTACCGCTATAGAGTGTGGCACGTGCCACTTGGGGCTCATTACTATGAATTCCATCTCGTCAGACATGATGGGGCTCTTGTCCTTGTAGGTGCCAACGATCGCTCTCATGGAGAGGGCCTTTTTGCCGCGTTCGAATAAATCCAGTTCAAATCCTGGAATATTTACAACGAGATATTTATTACCGGCGAGGAGTATGTCGTATGCTCTCAGCCTGTCCATGTTCATTTGAATCTGGCATATTCTCTCTTCGACTGTTGCGCCTAGCATCTCAATAGTTATCTTGCCGGCGATTCCATCCTCGTTTAGGCCGTATATCCTTTGAAAGGACCTTACCGCCTCAGCGACTGCCTCGTCATATAGATCCTCATCTTCAGGCGGCACCTTAGGAAGCCGGGCTGCGGCGGATAGCCTCTTT harbors:
- a CDS encoding adenylate/guanylate cyclase domain-containing protein; this translates as MAKIHKTHPLRQIFWAAAIAAVSVILLLSLSKTKLFRITELKTYDLRMSLLRSGRAVPENVVMFYVDEPSLRHMESQGVSWPWPRELYSMALDFCKRGGARAAVFDIFFSEDSVYGVEDDEAFTFGIKSGPPSYFVLFLSKNKAEITPVGEIAISKTDIPFQSDLPPWVLKSNSISSLPIPGVAESASGFGNAQVPPDEDGIYRRISLIDAMDSHAIPAISLKVVSDVRGVGNIEWLQRKNIKMDGRNLPLDSDGMMMINYYGGTDTFPNYPLAGIISSAFQVANGDDPQISPEVVKDKIVIFGLAAPGLYDMKPSPISRVYPGPEVHATVIENLMRGDFMRPFRAHADFVVVFLSAAIASLGLTWIATSWGIAIFIAIVLCSIAGSSFLLFANGIWMPVVTPFLAASFSSFAMILKNYLTEGRRRREIKSAFKQYLSPEVVSEISKDPESLRLGGEEKIVTLFFSDIADFTTISESTEPPALVAQLNEYFSSTTRIIQESGGTLDKYIGDAIMAFWGAPLPMDDHAAKAAIAALRIQSLLDKGSPFTTRIGIHTGPAVVGNIGSDIRFNYTAIGDTVNLASRLEGLNKKLGTRIMMSESSFEASKDFLEARRIGAVRVKGRSKPVGIYEPLGAIGESHSLSGDLLSIFSDALLLFEVGRFSEAAALFNKVAGITGDQCSKIYVGICNQYDLNPPEGFDGVINFTTK
- a CDS encoding SH3 domain-containing protein; translated protein: MKRLFFAVIFVVSAIAATQLFAQQKMTVEVREVMVKTSPNYLAQSSGKLSYGTEVNVIGEEGSWIRISSPSGYLPKSSVTKKSIPKNPDQKYAGGSVKHDEVALAGKGFNPQVEAQYKKNNAQMAVAFSSVDKIEKLGSSEAELRAFQSAGKLKPR
- a CDS encoding M48 family metalloprotease encodes the protein MKKTFLIAAMLMIVIPAMSSAQDLGRIISSSIGGIQQIAEASKDITPSEEHYIGRAVAATIISKYPLLQNPALNSYLNRVGLLVAAASERPETYGGYHFAVLTSDEPNAYACPGGIILVNQGLLKQIKNEDQLAAILAHEVAHVAHRHGIRAIKKSRWTKFGFYVAGEVGSQYTSDQLGQLAQEFQNVVMDVAKKVMESGYSKGDEKDADSSGMRFAWAAGYNPGEMIEFIEAEAQAGKGHPVGPFSSHPKPADRVASLKRELSGLSPTGKTEKVRTSRYVAAVGNVK
- a CDS encoding L,D-transpeptidase family protein, whose protein sequence is MKKLLFFLVLVFTLTSVHPYVASSEVAIETPRENAAIKAALRTNRAAGEELRSYSQMKPFYESRNFAPVWTKNGKNNSSARELVNAIDSIYLEGLRPEFYHRGKIEELSGKPESSTELELLFTDAYFMLASHLSNGLMDVKSMKPVWFSKPEGADPSWLLSEVAEGRNSVRKSLDQLKPKSVRYLMLRDLLQKYRKSATDGGWPTLPPFPNLPQNTKLETGTRHPFVIDLRKRLSAAARLPKVPPEDEDLYDEAVAEAVRSFQRIYGLNEDGIAGKITIEMLGATVEERICQIQMNMDRLRAYDILLAGNKYLVVNIPGFELDLFERGKKALSMRAIVGTYKDKSPIMSDEMEFIVMSPKWHVPHSIAVKEELGKLREDPELFRKRGMRVYSGSGKERVEIDYENYDWNSVTADNFEYNFVQDPGAGNALGGIKFLFPNKDNVYLHDTPTRTLFAHDVRAFSHGCIRIEKPLDLAEYLLSPTKKWERDRIEKASKSGKEQMVSLPEKLPIHIIYLTAWADEDGSHFRRDIYRYDSKAANVFCK